Proteins from one Triticum aestivum cultivar Chinese Spring chromosome 7A, IWGSC CS RefSeq v2.1, whole genome shotgun sequence genomic window:
- the LOC123151422 gene encoding DNA-repair protein XRCC1 isoform X2 — protein sequence MPGSSSDPGNGKGKRSLPSWMGSGDGGGGGGGGGGSPGKKNHAEETHKRAQAGPDFSKLLDGVVFVLSGFVNPERGRLRSQALDMGAVYRPDWSDDCTLLVCAFANTPKFRQVQSENGTIVAKEWISESHSQRKLVDIEPYLMHAGNPWRKNKVPVDSSQDQKKPRKEHEKQPEKTHAKTPPSAATKAGRSDAINKQFSPSKIKQWAMDDFAKTISWLESQEEKPEPNELKAIAAEGVITCLQDAIESLEQGNDISGVAEQWSFVPHVVDELVRLDREGSSLSKEQLAKLATKCKKIYQAELAHMDGGDKKGKERPGKAGTDDAEYDSDDTIEMTEEEIDLACRQFSGISSS from the exons ATGCCGGGATCGAGCTCGGATCCGGGCAATGGCAAGGGCAAGAGGAGCCTACCCTCCTGGatgggctccggcgacggcggcggcggcggaggcggaggcgggggaAGTCCAGGCAAGAAGAATCACGCGGAGGAGACCCACAAGAGGGCTCAAGCAGGGCCGGATTTCTCCAAACTCTTG GATGGTGTGGTCTTTGTGCTGTCAGGGTTCGTGAACCCCGAGAGGGGCAGGCTGCGCTCCCAGGCGCTGGATATGGGGGCGGTGTACCGGCCCGATTGGTCTGATGATTGCACGCTTCTTGTCTGCGCGTTTGCCAACACCCCCAAGTTTCGGCAAGTCCAGTCGGAGAATGGAACCATCGTCGCTAAG GAATGGATCTCAGAATCTCACAGCCAAAGAAAACTCGTTGATATTGAGCCTTACCTTATGCATGCTGGAAATCCATGGCGCAAAAATAAAGTGCCAGTTGATTCCAGTCAAG ATCAGAAGAAGCCACGTAAAGAGCATGAAAAGCAACCTGAGAAGACTCATGCTAAGACACCGCCCTCTGCTGCCACTAAG GCAGGACGTTCAGATGCTATAAACAAACAATTTTCGCCTTCAAAAATTAAACAATGGGCAATGGATGATTTTGCAAAGACAATATCTTGGTTGGAGAGCCAAGAAGAGAAG CCAGAGCCAAACGAATTAAAGGCAATAGCTGCTGAAGGGGTTATCACTTGTCTTCAGGATGCCATTGAATCCCTTGAGCAAGGCAAT GATATCAGCGGAGTGGCGGAGCAGTGGAGCTTCGTCCCCCATGTTGTGGACGAGCTAGTGCGGCTGGACAGAGAGGGCTCATCGCTGTCTAAAGAGCAGCTGGCCAAACTAGCAACCAAATGCAAGAAAATCTACCAGGCCGAGCTTGCGCACATGGACGGTGGTGACAAGAAGGGCAAGGAGCGCCCCGGGAAGGCTGGGACGGACGACGCTGAGTATGACAGCGATGATACAATTGAGATGACGGAGGAAGAGATCGACCTCGCTTGTAGACAGTTCTCGGGGATTAGTAGTAGCTAG
- the LOC123153240 gene encoding coatomer subunit beta'-1 isoform X1, which yields MPLRLEIKRKFAQRSERVKSVDLHPTEPWILASLYSGTLCIWDYQTQTMVKSFEVSELPVRSAKFVSRKQWVVAGADDMFIRVYNYNTMDKIKVFEAHTDYIRCVAVHPTLPYMLSSSDDMLIKLWDWDKGWMCTQIFEGHSHYVMQVTFNPKDTNTFASASLDRTTKIWSLGSPDPNFTLDGHQKGVNCVDYFTGGDRPYLITGSDDSTAKVWDYQTKSCVQTLEGHTHNISAVCFHPELPIIITGSEDGTVRIWHSTTYRLENTLNYGLERVWAVGYMKGSRRMVIGYDEGTIMIKMGREVPVASMDASGKIIWAKHNEIQTVNIKTVGANFEATDGERLPLAVKELGSCDLYPQNLKHNPNGRFVVVCGDGEYIIYTALAWRNRSFGSALEFAWSSEGEYAIRESTSRIKIFNKSFQEKKTIRPTFSAERIFGGVLLAMCSSDFICFYDWADCRLIRRIDVTVKNVYWADSGDLVAIASDTSFYILKYNRDVVAAYLEGGKPADEEGAEDAFELLHEVNERVRTGIWVGDCFIYNNSSWRLNYCVGGEVTTMYHLDRPMYLMGYLANQSRVYLIDKEFNVIGYTLLLSLIEYKTLVMRGDLESANEILPSIPKTQYNSVAHFLESRGMLEEALEIATDADYKFDLAVQLGKLEIAKAIAVEAQSESKWKQLGELAMSTGKLEASEECLLQAKDLSGLLLLYSSLGDAEGVEKLASLAKEHGKNNVAFLCLFMLGKLEDCIQLLVDSNRIPEAALMARSYLPSKVSEIVAIWRKDLSKVNPKAADSLADPAEYPNLFEDWQVALTVEQNVASQRGHYPSADEYLNHAEKSDTTLVEAFKRMQVIEEEEPVEALDENGEPDEEVMETEENVDEAVQVDTDQPEETVLVNGNEGEEQWGTNNEGTSPA from the exons atg CCGCTCAGGTTGGAGATCAAG AGGAAGTTCGCGCAGCGGTCCGAGAGGGTCAAGTCGGTGGATCTGCACCCCACGGAGCCATG GATCCTGGCGAGTTTGTACTCGGGGACTCTCTGCATCTGGGACTACCAGACGCAG ACCATGGTGAAATCATTTGAAGTTTCAGAGCTGCCAG tGCGGTCGGCAAAATTTGTGTCAAGGAAACAATGGGTTGTTGCCGGTGCAGATGATATGTTCATTCGTGTCTACAACTACAATACCATGGACAAAATTAAAGTTTTTGAGGCTCATACTGATTACATCAGATGTGTAGCAGTCCATCCAACTCTTCCATATATGCTGTCATCATCTGATGACATGTTGATAAAGCTTTGGGACTGGGACAAAGGGTGGATGTGCACTCAAATCTTTGAGGGGCATTCACACTATGTCATGCAGGTTACTTTCAATCCAAAGGATACTAACACTTTTGCAAGTGCATCTCTCGACCGCACTACAAAG ATATGGAGTTTGGGTTCTCCAGATCCAAATTTTACTCTAGATGGACATCAAAAGGGTGTGAACTGTGTTGATTACTTTACTGGTGGTGACAGACCCTATTTGATTACTGGTTCTGATGACTCCACTGCAAAG GTCTGGGATTACCAAACCAAGAGCTGTGTTCAGACTCTTGAAGGCCATACACACAACATTTCTGCTGTTTGTTTCCATCCTGAGCTTCCTATAATCATTACTGGATCGGAAGATGGGACAGTTCGTATATGGCATTCGACAACTTACAG GCTTGAGAACACACTAAACTATGGCCTTGAGCGAGTCTGGGCTGTTGGATacatgaagggatcaagaag AATGGTGATTGGTTATGATGAGGGAACTATTATGATTAAAATGGGTCGTGAAGTACCAGTAGCAAGTATGGATGCCAGTGGAAAAATCATCTGGGCAAAGCATAATGAGATACAGACTGTGAATATAAAGACTgtcggtgcaaactttgag GCTACAGATGGGGAAAGATTGCCCCTAGCTGTGAAGGAGTTAGGCAGCTGTGATCTTTACCCGCAG AACTTGAAGCATAACCCCAACGGCCGGTTTGTTGTTGTATGCGGAGATGGTGAATACATAATCTATACTGCACTGGCTTGGAGGAACAGATCATTTGGATCCGCGTTAGAGTTCGCTTGGTCATCAGAAGGAGAGTACGCAATCAGAGAAAGTACATCCAGAATAAAGATTTTCAATAAATCATTCCAG GAGAAGAAAACTATCCGTCCTACATTCTCTGCAGAGCGTATCTTTGGTGGGGTACTTTTGGCAATGTGTTCCAGTGACTTTATTTGCTTTTATGACTGGGCTGATTGTAGACTAATTCGCAGAATTGATGTGACTGTCAAG AACGTCTACTGGGCTGATAGTGGTGACCTAGTTGCAATCGCAAGTGATACATCATTCTACATCCTGAAGTACAAT AGAGATGTTGTTGCTGCCTACTTGGAAGGTGGAAAGCCTGCTGACGAGGAAGGCGCTGAAGATGCTTTTGAGTTGCTTCATGAGGTCAATGAGCGGGTGCGAACTGGGATTTGGGTTGGAGACTGTTTTATTTATAACAACTCATCATGGCGCCTAAATTATTGCGTTGGTGGAGAG GTCACCACAATGTATCACTTGGATCGCCCTATGTATTTGATGGGATATCTTGCGAATCAAAGTCGAGTTTATCTTATTGACAAGGAGTTTAA TGTCATTGGGTATACATTACTTCTCAGTTTGATTGAATACAAGACGCTTGTGATGCGTGGGGATTTGGAAAGTGCAAATGAGATCTTACCGTCCATACCAAAGACGCAATATAATAG TGTTGCTCATTTCTTGGAGTCCAGAGGAATGTTGGAGGAGGCTCTTGAGATAGCCACTGATGCTGATTATAAGTTTGATTTGGCTGTGCAGCTTGGAAAATTAGAAATCGCGAAG GCTATTGCCGTAGAAGCACAAAGCGAATCAAAGTGGAAGCAGCTTGGTGAGCTCGCCATGTCCACCGGGAAG CTTGAGGCATCAGAAGAGTGTCTTCTGCAAGCGAAGGACTTGAGTGGCTTGTTGCTACTATACTCATCTCTCGGAGATGCTGAAGGAGTCGAAAAGCTTGCTTCTCTAGCGAAAGAGCACGGAAAAAACAATGTTGCTTTCCTCTGTCTCTTTATGCTTGGTAAATTGGAAGATTGCATACAATTGCTTGTAGACAG CAATCGTATACCTGAAGCTGCATTAATGGCACGTTCTTATCTTCCCAGCAAAGTTTCAGAGATTGTAGCAATTTGGAGAAAAGACCTCAGCAAA GTTAATCCAAAAGCTGCAGATTCTCTGGCAGATCCTGCTGAGTATCCAAATTTATTTGAGGACTGGCAGGTTGCACTTACTGTAGAACAGAATGTTGCTTCCCAGAG GGGGCACTATCCTTCTGCAGATGAGTACTTGAACCATGCTGAGAAGTCAGACACTACTCTTGTGGAAGCTTTCAAAAGGATGCAGGTCATTGAAGAAGAGGAACCAGTGGAAGCACTGGATGAAAATGGAGAGCCTGATGAAGAG GTAATGGAAACGGAGGAGAACGTGGATGAAGCTGTCCAAGTTGATACGGATCAA
- the LOC123151422 gene encoding DNA-repair protein XRCC1 isoform X1: MPGSSSDPGNGKGKRSLPSWMGSGDGGGGGGGGGGSPGKKNHAEETHKRAQAGPDFSKLLDGVVFVLSGFVNPERGRLRSQALDMGAVYRPDWSDDCTLLVCAFANTPKFRQVQSENGTIVAKEWISESHSQRKLVDIEPYLMHAGNPWRKNKVPVDSSQGDQKKPRKEHEKQPEKTHAKTPPSAATKAGRSDAINKQFSPSKIKQWAMDDFAKTISWLESQEEKPEPNELKAIAAEGVITCLQDAIESLEQGNDISGVAEQWSFVPHVVDELVRLDREGSSLSKEQLAKLATKCKKIYQAELAHMDGGDKKGKERPGKAGTDDAEYDSDDTIEMTEEEIDLACRQFSGISSS, from the exons ATGCCGGGATCGAGCTCGGATCCGGGCAATGGCAAGGGCAAGAGGAGCCTACCCTCCTGGatgggctccggcgacggcggcggcggcggaggcggaggcgggggaAGTCCAGGCAAGAAGAATCACGCGGAGGAGACCCACAAGAGGGCTCAAGCAGGGCCGGATTTCTCCAAACTCTTG GATGGTGTGGTCTTTGTGCTGTCAGGGTTCGTGAACCCCGAGAGGGGCAGGCTGCGCTCCCAGGCGCTGGATATGGGGGCGGTGTACCGGCCCGATTGGTCTGATGATTGCACGCTTCTTGTCTGCGCGTTTGCCAACACCCCCAAGTTTCGGCAAGTCCAGTCGGAGAATGGAACCATCGTCGCTAAG GAATGGATCTCAGAATCTCACAGCCAAAGAAAACTCGTTGATATTGAGCCTTACCTTATGCATGCTGGAAATCCATGGCGCAAAAATAAAGTGCCAGTTGATTCCAGTCAAGGTG ATCAGAAGAAGCCACGTAAAGAGCATGAAAAGCAACCTGAGAAGACTCATGCTAAGACACCGCCCTCTGCTGCCACTAAG GCAGGACGTTCAGATGCTATAAACAAACAATTTTCGCCTTCAAAAATTAAACAATGGGCAATGGATGATTTTGCAAAGACAATATCTTGGTTGGAGAGCCAAGAAGAGAAG CCAGAGCCAAACGAATTAAAGGCAATAGCTGCTGAAGGGGTTATCACTTGTCTTCAGGATGCCATTGAATCCCTTGAGCAAGGCAAT GATATCAGCGGAGTGGCGGAGCAGTGGAGCTTCGTCCCCCATGTTGTGGACGAGCTAGTGCGGCTGGACAGAGAGGGCTCATCGCTGTCTAAAGAGCAGCTGGCCAAACTAGCAACCAAATGCAAGAAAATCTACCAGGCCGAGCTTGCGCACATGGACGGTGGTGACAAGAAGGGCAAGGAGCGCCCCGGGAAGGCTGGGACGGACGACGCTGAGTATGACAGCGATGATACAATTGAGATGACGGAGGAAGAGATCGACCTCGCTTGTAGACAGTTCTCGGGGATTAGTAGTAGCTAG
- the LOC123153240 gene encoding coatomer subunit beta'-1 isoform X2 — MPLRLEIKRKFAQRSERVKSVDLHPTEPWILASLYSGTLCIWDYQTQTMVKSFEVSELPVRSAKFVSRKQWVVAGADDMFIRVYNYNTMDKIKVFEAHTDYIRCVAVHPTLPYMLSSSDDMLIKLWDWDKGWMCTQIFEGHSHYVMQVTFNPKDTNTFASASLDRTTKIWSLGSPDPNFTLDGHQKGVNCVDYFTGGDRPYLITGSDDSTAKVWDYQTKSCVQTLEGHTHNISAVCFHPELPIIITGSEDGTVRIWHSTTYRLENTLNYGLERVWAVGYMKGSRRMVIGYDEGTIMIKMGREVPVASMDASGKIIWAKHNEIQTVNIKTVGANFEATDGERLPLAVKELGSCDLYPQNLKHNPNGRFVVVCGDGEYIIYTALAWRNRSFGSALEFAWSSEGEYAIRESTSRIKIFNKSFQEKKTIRPTFSAERIFGGVLLAMCSSDFICFYDWADCRLIRRIDVTVKNVYWADSGDLVAIASDTSFYILKYNRDVVAAYLEGGKPADEEGAEDAFELLHEVNERVRTGIWVGDCFIYNNSSWRLNYCVGGEVTTMYHLDRPMYLMGYLANQSRVYLIDKEFNVIGYTLLLSLIEYKTLVMRGDLESANEILPSIPKTQYNSVAHFLESRGMLEEALEIATDADYKFDLAVQLGKLEIAKAIAVEAQSESKWKQLGELAMSTGKLEASEECLLQAKDLSGLLLLYSSLGDAEGVEKLASLAKEHGKNNVAFLCLFMLGKLEDCIQLLVDSNRIPEAALMARSYLPSKVSEIVAIWRKDLSKVNPKAADSLADPAEYPNLFEDWQVALTVEQNVASQRGHYPSADEYLNHAEKSDTTLVEAFKRMQVIEEEEPVEALDENGEPDEEVMETEENVDEAVQVDTDQPEETVLVNGNEGEEQWVLTQHDE; from the exons atg CCGCTCAGGTTGGAGATCAAG AGGAAGTTCGCGCAGCGGTCCGAGAGGGTCAAGTCGGTGGATCTGCACCCCACGGAGCCATG GATCCTGGCGAGTTTGTACTCGGGGACTCTCTGCATCTGGGACTACCAGACGCAG ACCATGGTGAAATCATTTGAAGTTTCAGAGCTGCCAG tGCGGTCGGCAAAATTTGTGTCAAGGAAACAATGGGTTGTTGCCGGTGCAGATGATATGTTCATTCGTGTCTACAACTACAATACCATGGACAAAATTAAAGTTTTTGAGGCTCATACTGATTACATCAGATGTGTAGCAGTCCATCCAACTCTTCCATATATGCTGTCATCATCTGATGACATGTTGATAAAGCTTTGGGACTGGGACAAAGGGTGGATGTGCACTCAAATCTTTGAGGGGCATTCACACTATGTCATGCAGGTTACTTTCAATCCAAAGGATACTAACACTTTTGCAAGTGCATCTCTCGACCGCACTACAAAG ATATGGAGTTTGGGTTCTCCAGATCCAAATTTTACTCTAGATGGACATCAAAAGGGTGTGAACTGTGTTGATTACTTTACTGGTGGTGACAGACCCTATTTGATTACTGGTTCTGATGACTCCACTGCAAAG GTCTGGGATTACCAAACCAAGAGCTGTGTTCAGACTCTTGAAGGCCATACACACAACATTTCTGCTGTTTGTTTCCATCCTGAGCTTCCTATAATCATTACTGGATCGGAAGATGGGACAGTTCGTATATGGCATTCGACAACTTACAG GCTTGAGAACACACTAAACTATGGCCTTGAGCGAGTCTGGGCTGTTGGATacatgaagggatcaagaag AATGGTGATTGGTTATGATGAGGGAACTATTATGATTAAAATGGGTCGTGAAGTACCAGTAGCAAGTATGGATGCCAGTGGAAAAATCATCTGGGCAAAGCATAATGAGATACAGACTGTGAATATAAAGACTgtcggtgcaaactttgag GCTACAGATGGGGAAAGATTGCCCCTAGCTGTGAAGGAGTTAGGCAGCTGTGATCTTTACCCGCAG AACTTGAAGCATAACCCCAACGGCCGGTTTGTTGTTGTATGCGGAGATGGTGAATACATAATCTATACTGCACTGGCTTGGAGGAACAGATCATTTGGATCCGCGTTAGAGTTCGCTTGGTCATCAGAAGGAGAGTACGCAATCAGAGAAAGTACATCCAGAATAAAGATTTTCAATAAATCATTCCAG GAGAAGAAAACTATCCGTCCTACATTCTCTGCAGAGCGTATCTTTGGTGGGGTACTTTTGGCAATGTGTTCCAGTGACTTTATTTGCTTTTATGACTGGGCTGATTGTAGACTAATTCGCAGAATTGATGTGACTGTCAAG AACGTCTACTGGGCTGATAGTGGTGACCTAGTTGCAATCGCAAGTGATACATCATTCTACATCCTGAAGTACAAT AGAGATGTTGTTGCTGCCTACTTGGAAGGTGGAAAGCCTGCTGACGAGGAAGGCGCTGAAGATGCTTTTGAGTTGCTTCATGAGGTCAATGAGCGGGTGCGAACTGGGATTTGGGTTGGAGACTGTTTTATTTATAACAACTCATCATGGCGCCTAAATTATTGCGTTGGTGGAGAG GTCACCACAATGTATCACTTGGATCGCCCTATGTATTTGATGGGATATCTTGCGAATCAAAGTCGAGTTTATCTTATTGACAAGGAGTTTAA TGTCATTGGGTATACATTACTTCTCAGTTTGATTGAATACAAGACGCTTGTGATGCGTGGGGATTTGGAAAGTGCAAATGAGATCTTACCGTCCATACCAAAGACGCAATATAATAG TGTTGCTCATTTCTTGGAGTCCAGAGGAATGTTGGAGGAGGCTCTTGAGATAGCCACTGATGCTGATTATAAGTTTGATTTGGCTGTGCAGCTTGGAAAATTAGAAATCGCGAAG GCTATTGCCGTAGAAGCACAAAGCGAATCAAAGTGGAAGCAGCTTGGTGAGCTCGCCATGTCCACCGGGAAG CTTGAGGCATCAGAAGAGTGTCTTCTGCAAGCGAAGGACTTGAGTGGCTTGTTGCTACTATACTCATCTCTCGGAGATGCTGAAGGAGTCGAAAAGCTTGCTTCTCTAGCGAAAGAGCACGGAAAAAACAATGTTGCTTTCCTCTGTCTCTTTATGCTTGGTAAATTGGAAGATTGCATACAATTGCTTGTAGACAG CAATCGTATACCTGAAGCTGCATTAATGGCACGTTCTTATCTTCCCAGCAAAGTTTCAGAGATTGTAGCAATTTGGAGAAAAGACCTCAGCAAA GTTAATCCAAAAGCTGCAGATTCTCTGGCAGATCCTGCTGAGTATCCAAATTTATTTGAGGACTGGCAGGTTGCACTTACTGTAGAACAGAATGTTGCTTCCCAGAG GGGGCACTATCCTTCTGCAGATGAGTACTTGAACCATGCTGAGAAGTCAGACACTACTCTTGTGGAAGCTTTCAAAAGGATGCAGGTCATTGAAGAAGAGGAACCAGTGGAAGCACTGGATGAAAATGGAGAGCCTGATGAAGAG GTAATGGAAACGGAGGAGAACGTGGATGAAGCTGTCCAAGTTGATACGGATCAA
- the LOC123153240 gene encoding coatomer subunit beta'-1 isoform X3: MPLRLEIKRKFAQRSERVKSVDLHPTEPWILASLYSGTLCIWDYQTQTMVKSFEVSELPVRSAKFVSRKQWVVAGADDMFIRVYNYNTMDKIKVFEAHTDYIRCVAVHPTLPYMLSSSDDMLIKLWDWDKGWMCTQIFEGHSHYVMQVTFNPKDTNTFASASLDRTTKIWSLGSPDPNFTLDGHQKGVNCVDYFTGGDRPYLITGSDDSTAKVWDYQTKSCVQTLEGHTHNISAVCFHPELPIIITGSEDGTVRIWHSTTYRLENTLNYGLERVWAVGYMKGSRRMVIGYDEGTIMIKMGREVPVASMDASGKIIWAKHNEIQTVNIKTVGANFEATDGERLPLAVKELGSCDLYPQNLKHNPNGRFVVVCGDGEYIIYTALAWRNRSFGSALEFAWSSEGEYAIRESTSRIKIFNKSFQEKKTIRPTFSAERIFGGVLLAMCSSDFICFYDWADCRLIRRIDVTVKNVYWADSGDLVAIASDTSFYILKYNRDVVAAYLEGGKPADEEGAEDAFELLHEVNERVRTGIWVGDCFIYNNSSWRLNYCVGGEVTTMYHLDRPMYLMGYLANQSRVYLIDKEFNVIGYTLLLSLIEYKTLVMRGDLESANEILPSIPKTQYNSVAHFLESRGMLEEALEIATDADYKFDLAVQLGKLEIAKAIAVEAQSESKWKQLGELAMSTGKLEASEECLLQAKDLSGLLLLYSSLGDAEGVEKLASLAKEHGKNNVAFLCLFMLGKLEDCIQLLVDSNRIPEAALMARSYLPSKVSEIVAIWRKDLSKVNPKAADSLADPAEYPNLFEDWQVALTVEQNVASQRGHYPSADEYLNHAEKSDTTLVEAFKRMQVIEEEEPVEALDENGEPDEEVMETEENVDEAVQVDTDQPEETVLVNGNEVLTQHDE; encoded by the exons atg CCGCTCAGGTTGGAGATCAAG AGGAAGTTCGCGCAGCGGTCCGAGAGGGTCAAGTCGGTGGATCTGCACCCCACGGAGCCATG GATCCTGGCGAGTTTGTACTCGGGGACTCTCTGCATCTGGGACTACCAGACGCAG ACCATGGTGAAATCATTTGAAGTTTCAGAGCTGCCAG tGCGGTCGGCAAAATTTGTGTCAAGGAAACAATGGGTTGTTGCCGGTGCAGATGATATGTTCATTCGTGTCTACAACTACAATACCATGGACAAAATTAAAGTTTTTGAGGCTCATACTGATTACATCAGATGTGTAGCAGTCCATCCAACTCTTCCATATATGCTGTCATCATCTGATGACATGTTGATAAAGCTTTGGGACTGGGACAAAGGGTGGATGTGCACTCAAATCTTTGAGGGGCATTCACACTATGTCATGCAGGTTACTTTCAATCCAAAGGATACTAACACTTTTGCAAGTGCATCTCTCGACCGCACTACAAAG ATATGGAGTTTGGGTTCTCCAGATCCAAATTTTACTCTAGATGGACATCAAAAGGGTGTGAACTGTGTTGATTACTTTACTGGTGGTGACAGACCCTATTTGATTACTGGTTCTGATGACTCCACTGCAAAG GTCTGGGATTACCAAACCAAGAGCTGTGTTCAGACTCTTGAAGGCCATACACACAACATTTCTGCTGTTTGTTTCCATCCTGAGCTTCCTATAATCATTACTGGATCGGAAGATGGGACAGTTCGTATATGGCATTCGACAACTTACAG GCTTGAGAACACACTAAACTATGGCCTTGAGCGAGTCTGGGCTGTTGGATacatgaagggatcaagaag AATGGTGATTGGTTATGATGAGGGAACTATTATGATTAAAATGGGTCGTGAAGTACCAGTAGCAAGTATGGATGCCAGTGGAAAAATCATCTGGGCAAAGCATAATGAGATACAGACTGTGAATATAAAGACTgtcggtgcaaactttgag GCTACAGATGGGGAAAGATTGCCCCTAGCTGTGAAGGAGTTAGGCAGCTGTGATCTTTACCCGCAG AACTTGAAGCATAACCCCAACGGCCGGTTTGTTGTTGTATGCGGAGATGGTGAATACATAATCTATACTGCACTGGCTTGGAGGAACAGATCATTTGGATCCGCGTTAGAGTTCGCTTGGTCATCAGAAGGAGAGTACGCAATCAGAGAAAGTACATCCAGAATAAAGATTTTCAATAAATCATTCCAG GAGAAGAAAACTATCCGTCCTACATTCTCTGCAGAGCGTATCTTTGGTGGGGTACTTTTGGCAATGTGTTCCAGTGACTTTATTTGCTTTTATGACTGGGCTGATTGTAGACTAATTCGCAGAATTGATGTGACTGTCAAG AACGTCTACTGGGCTGATAGTGGTGACCTAGTTGCAATCGCAAGTGATACATCATTCTACATCCTGAAGTACAAT AGAGATGTTGTTGCTGCCTACTTGGAAGGTGGAAAGCCTGCTGACGAGGAAGGCGCTGAAGATGCTTTTGAGTTGCTTCATGAGGTCAATGAGCGGGTGCGAACTGGGATTTGGGTTGGAGACTGTTTTATTTATAACAACTCATCATGGCGCCTAAATTATTGCGTTGGTGGAGAG GTCACCACAATGTATCACTTGGATCGCCCTATGTATTTGATGGGATATCTTGCGAATCAAAGTCGAGTTTATCTTATTGACAAGGAGTTTAA TGTCATTGGGTATACATTACTTCTCAGTTTGATTGAATACAAGACGCTTGTGATGCGTGGGGATTTGGAAAGTGCAAATGAGATCTTACCGTCCATACCAAAGACGCAATATAATAG TGTTGCTCATTTCTTGGAGTCCAGAGGAATGTTGGAGGAGGCTCTTGAGATAGCCACTGATGCTGATTATAAGTTTGATTTGGCTGTGCAGCTTGGAAAATTAGAAATCGCGAAG GCTATTGCCGTAGAAGCACAAAGCGAATCAAAGTGGAAGCAGCTTGGTGAGCTCGCCATGTCCACCGGGAAG CTTGAGGCATCAGAAGAGTGTCTTCTGCAAGCGAAGGACTTGAGTGGCTTGTTGCTACTATACTCATCTCTCGGAGATGCTGAAGGAGTCGAAAAGCTTGCTTCTCTAGCGAAAGAGCACGGAAAAAACAATGTTGCTTTCCTCTGTCTCTTTATGCTTGGTAAATTGGAAGATTGCATACAATTGCTTGTAGACAG CAATCGTATACCTGAAGCTGCATTAATGGCACGTTCTTATCTTCCCAGCAAAGTTTCAGAGATTGTAGCAATTTGGAGAAAAGACCTCAGCAAA GTTAATCCAAAAGCTGCAGATTCTCTGGCAGATCCTGCTGAGTATCCAAATTTATTTGAGGACTGGCAGGTTGCACTTACTGTAGAACAGAATGTTGCTTCCCAGAG GGGGCACTATCCTTCTGCAGATGAGTACTTGAACCATGCTGAGAAGTCAGACACTACTCTTGTGGAAGCTTTCAAAAGGATGCAGGTCATTGAAGAAGAGGAACCAGTGGAAGCACTGGATGAAAATGGAGAGCCTGATGAAGAG GTAATGGAAACGGAGGAGAACGTGGATGAAGCTGTCCAAGTTGATACGGATCAA